The sequence TAGACTTACCAAAGTTTGACAATCAATTTCGCGTCCTAACCATTGCAGAGGTGTACCGCTGGCTAATCTAGCCCCAACTGCTGCAAAGATATCTCTACCATGAAAAGTTTTGCTTGGTTGTGGAGTTCTCCAATAATCAGCATTTGTCAGTTCGACAGCGCTAATTGCTGGACTTTGACTGAGTACCCCACTAAATATGCCGTTATCCGGCCCTACCAAAAATCCTTGAGCAAATTCTACAGCGATCGCCCTTCGCGCACCACCGACACCCGGATCTACTACCGCCACATGCACTGTCCCTTCTGGGAAGTAGGAGTAAGCATTCATCAAGCAAAATCTACCTGCGACGATATTTTGCGGCGGTATCTGATGGGTTAAGTCTACTATCGTCAGCCCAGAGTTGATTTGAGCCACAACCCCTTTCATCACGCCCACATACACGTCGCGATCGCCAAAGTCACTCAGTAAGGTGAGGAGTCTTTCTGGTTTCATCTGCTGTTTTCACATAACTTTTTAGAAAATTACACTAAAAAAATATTTTCTGTAACAACAGCTACAAAATTTATGCTATGTTATGATTACAAGACATATAAAACCAACTAAAGAGGTAATCACTATGAGTACTAATAGAATGCAAGCTATGACGAATGCAAAAGACGCTCATAGACAGAATATTCAGAAGAGCCTAGAACATCGCCTGCAAGTAGCTAAAGCCAAAGACGATGAGAAGCTAATTCAACAGCTAGAAGCAGAGATGAAGTATTTCGGCTAAATCAAGTGTTCAGAGTTCATAGTTTTGTTGTGTTTAAACCCGCTATAGCGGGTTTTCTGTTTTCACAAAGCACGTTCAACATAGCCAAATATTGAGGCTCTCACTAGGTGTTTGTCACAGTTTGTACATCTACAGAAGATAAGGCATTAATTACCTCTTCTACATTCACAATAATGTCAGAGCGTAGAGGATCTTTATGACTGACTCCTCCAGTGACA is a genomic window of Fortiea contorta PCC 7126 containing:
- a CDS encoding SAM hydrolase/SAM-dependent halogenase family protein codes for the protein MKPERLLTLLSDFGDRDVYVGVMKGVVAQINSGLTIVDLTHQIPPQNIVAGRFCLMNAYSYFPEGTVHVAVVDPGVGGARRAIAVEFAQGFLVGPDNGIFSGVLSQSPAISAVELTNADYWRTPQPSKTFHGRDIFAAVGARLASGTPLQWLGREIDCQTLVSLHIRDRQKTTTGVVGYIQYIDHFGNLVSNIPKSDIQGQNWCVQVSGLRIPGRETYGDVQMGEAIALVGSHGWVEIAINGGNANLQLQINWEDTVEVINY